The following proteins come from a genomic window of Eisenibacter elegans DSM 3317:
- a CDS encoding translation initiation factor, giving the protein MSKKNNRQGVVYSTNPDFEYQEDSPEIVETLAPAQQKLRVSRDAKARKGKVVTAITGFVGTDEDLQTLGKWLKTKCGVGGSAKDGEILVQGDFVDKVVQLLVAEGYQAKKIGG; this is encoded by the coding sequence ATGAGCAAAAAAAACAACCGACAAGGAGTTGTGTATTCTACCAACCCTGATTTTGAATACCAAGAAGACAGCCCCGAAATAGTAGAGACCTTAGCCCCTGCCCAGCAAAAGCTGCGCGTAAGCCGCGATGCCAAAGCCCGCAAAGGAAAGGTGGTTACGGCCATTACCGGATTTGTAGGCACAGACGAAGACCTGCAAACGCTTGGCAAATGGCTCAAGACGAAGTGTGGTGTGGGAGGGAGCGCCAAAGACGGCGAAATTCTGGTACAAGGGGATTTTGTCGACAAAGTAGTGCAGCTATTGGTAGCAGAAGGTTATCAGGCTAAAAAAATAGGCGGTTAA
- a CDS encoding toxin-antitoxin system YwqK family antitoxin: MSNLLAIHYPVFGNIRQRLSLWVLLCVVGLNHSFAQKLKYKPETPAYERLQSDSIPELVSTNLETIDEQDFEFKIKKIKLKRDKKKKRVYMGVKTKRGKVMRNSQITIQFRYPKRGGTPEDPYAQEIFYYDYRAKAVRTDSYDRYQARLKKGEKLVPLHGYYRQVMGRQTLEEGFLYYGVRNETWYNYDKDGILLERLTYNFGWLKDADISYYGGNKIKEVVPFAHGTKHGNYCTFYENGNLCMQGQYEYGEKVGLWTEYHPNGKRKAQHQYKRYFYEEDTPFVLREWDAGGNLIYEAKKTK, from the coding sequence ATGTCAAACCTTCTTGCTATCCATTATCCGGTATTTGGCAATATTCGTCAGCGGCTAAGCCTGTGGGTATTGCTGTGTGTGGTAGGGCTAAACCATAGTTTTGCCCAAAAGCTCAAATACAAACCCGAAACCCCGGCCTATGAGCGCCTACAGAGCGATAGTATCCCCGAGCTGGTGTCTACCAATCTCGAAACCATAGACGAACAGGACTTTGAGTTTAAAATCAAGAAAATAAAACTTAAGCGCGATAAAAAGAAAAAGCGCGTCTACATGGGTGTCAAGACCAAGAGGGGCAAGGTAATGCGCAACAGCCAGATTACGATTCAGTTTAGGTATCCCAAACGTGGCGGTACTCCCGAAGACCCCTACGCACAAGAGATTTTTTATTATGATTACCGCGCCAAGGCTGTCCGTACCGATAGCTATGACCGCTACCAAGCACGCCTCAAAAAAGGCGAAAAGCTTGTCCCCCTACACGGATATTATCGGCAGGTGATGGGTAGGCAAACACTCGAAGAAGGTTTTTTGTATTATGGTGTCCGCAACGAAACTTGGTATAACTATGACAAAGATGGCATCTTGTTGGAGCGCCTGACCTACAACTTTGGTTGGCTCAAAGATGCAGACATCAGCTACTATGGCGGCAACAAAATCAAGGAGGTTGTGCCTTTTGCCCACGGAACCAAACACGGGAACTATTGTACCTTCTACGAAAACGGAAATCTCTGTATGCAGGGCCAGTACGAATATGGCGAGAAAGTTGGGCTGTGGACAGAGTACCACCCCAATGGCAAACGCAAAGCCCAACACCAATACAAACGCTATTTTTATGAGGAAGATACCCCCTTTGTATTGCGCGAATGGGATGCAGGGGGTAATTTGATTTATGAAGCAAAGAAAACAAAATAA
- a CDS encoding right-handed parallel beta-helix repeat-containing protein, translated as MLLFTGLGLSHCKPAETLRLQDPSASLRFSEEAIVFDTLLTSLRNPAKRLMVYNPNPGALLIDQISVGAQSGFSLLVRGRRGQVFEQVEILRGDSLLIVVEAQLTNGMMPGTVLAFDSIVFNYNQRQQNLKLLAWAIPVTTLSGEVIREARTWPKGSNFLIMDSLRIAPEGHLTIADSVRVFFFNQASLLVEGQLTALGSPQGRIRMEGVRREPAFQSRPGQWQGIRLRAGAIVRLQAVDILRANTGISLAHGATAQLTQLQLQHHTHHGIAATGGVLSLSNTLISDCYSAGISLQAGGNYELIHNTIACFEFDFVRTSPALGLILVEGQGNTTLTLQHNLIWGSRNEELRLSTQATGLQLVAEGNLWRSNTVIGGNIQNQNPLFVNPSGRDFRLKPESPAVGVVASPRLPVDLRGLPRLSPTDIGAYQYKPEEE; from the coding sequence TTGTTGCTTTTTACTGGCCTTGGCCTGAGCCATTGTAAACCTGCCGAAACCTTGCGCCTACAAGACCCTTCGGCCTCGCTGCGCTTTTCGGAAGAGGCGATTGTATTTGACACCCTATTGACCTCCCTACGCAACCCGGCCAAGCGCCTGATGGTGTATAACCCCAACCCCGGCGCATTGTTGATAGACCAAATCAGCGTGGGAGCGCAGTCGGGCTTTTCCTTGCTCGTCAGAGGTCGGCGAGGGCAAGTATTCGAGCAAGTCGAAATCTTACGTGGCGACAGCTTGCTGATTGTTGTAGAGGCGCAGTTAACCAACGGGATGATGCCCGGTACGGTATTGGCCTTCGACTCTATCGTATTCAATTACAATCAACGACAACAAAATCTCAAGCTATTGGCCTGGGCTATCCCCGTAACCACCCTAAGCGGCGAAGTCATCCGAGAGGCGCGTACTTGGCCCAAGGGGAGCAATTTTTTGATAATGGACTCATTGCGCATAGCCCCTGAAGGTCATCTGACCATTGCTGACAGTGTGCGGGTGTTTTTTTTCAATCAAGCCTCCTTGCTCGTCGAAGGGCAACTGACGGCCCTAGGCAGCCCCCAAGGGCGCATTCGGATGGAGGGAGTGCGGCGGGAGCCAGCCTTTCAAAGCCGCCCTGGGCAGTGGCAGGGCATACGGCTGCGCGCCGGTGCCATAGTGCGCCTACAGGCTGTTGATATTTTGCGTGCCAATACGGGCATCAGCCTCGCACACGGCGCAACCGCACAGCTCACACAGCTCCAGCTCCAACACCATACCCATCACGGTATTGCGGCCACAGGAGGGGTGTTGTCCTTGAGCAATACCCTTATCAGCGACTGTTATAGCGCGGGCATCTCGCTGCAAGCAGGGGGTAATTATGAGCTTATTCACAATACAATCGCGTGCTTTGAGTTTGATTTCGTGCGCACATCCCCTGCGCTAGGGCTAATATTGGTCGAAGGGCAGGGCAATACCACATTGACCCTACAACACAACCTCATCTGGGGAAGCCGCAACGAAGAACTGCGGCTGTCAACACAAGCCACCGGCTTACAGCTTGTTGCCGAAGGCAACCTGTGGCGTAGCAATACGGTCATTGGGGGCAATATCCAAAACCAAAACCCCTTGTTTGTAAACCCTTCTGGGCGCGATTTCAGGCTCAAACCCGAGTCTCCTGCTGTAGGCGTTGTGGCCTCCCCCCGCCTACCGGTCGATTTGCGCGGCCTGCCAAGGCTAAGCCCCACAGACATAGGCGCATACCAGTATAAGCCCGAAGAAGAATAG
- a CDS encoding c-type cytochrome gives MYSARNLSRYACALLMGLLLLFSVNNSVFAQDGGQDDGATAAADPAVLEHGKKLFNQKCKSCHAVTAEVVVGPGLKGILDRRDEAWLIKWIRNSQAVIASGDEYAVKIYEQYNKTQMQSFPELSDDDIRAILAYSVDAGNAVVATTTPGENNDKTASGSGDSALAGYVPIILGVLAFVLVLILAVLFLLITILTRYLKQQEQSGKLDESDQEVLNQKFNILAVFQSKIFIGGVAVVFVLVVAKAVLDGLIGIGIQQGYAPTQPIAFSHKLHAGELEIDCEYCHTGVRKGKSATIPAANTCMNCHNAIKRESPEIKKIYAAIENDKPIEWVRIHNLPDFAYFNHAQHVEVGGLECQNCHGEIEQMEVVQQRSTLTMGWCIDCHRETVVKAEGNAYYDRLLETHKANSKKPMRVEDIGGLECAKCHY, from the coding sequence ATGTATTCAGCACGAAACCTTTCCCGTTATGCTTGTGCGCTTTTGATGGGGCTATTGCTACTGTTTTCGGTAAACAATAGCGTTTTTGCCCAAGATGGCGGACAAGACGATGGAGCCACTGCGGCTGCCGACCCTGCCGTCCTCGAACACGGCAAAAAACTCTTTAATCAAAAGTGTAAGTCTTGCCACGCCGTTACGGCAGAAGTAGTGGTAGGGCCGGGTCTGAAAGGCATCTTAGACCGCCGCGATGAGGCTTGGCTTATCAAGTGGATTCGCAACTCTCAAGCAGTGATTGCCTCTGGCGATGAATATGCCGTAAAAATTTACGAGCAATACAACAAAACCCAGATGCAGAGCTTCCCCGAGCTGTCTGACGATGATATTCGTGCCATCCTAGCCTACTCTGTAGATGCAGGTAATGCTGTTGTTGCTACTACTACCCCCGGAGAAAATAATGACAAGACTGCTTCGGGCAGTGGTGATAGCGCTCTAGCTGGTTATGTGCCTATTATTTTGGGCGTTTTGGCCTTTGTATTGGTGCTGATCTTGGCCGTATTGTTCTTGCTCATCACCATCTTGACCCGCTACCTCAAGCAACAAGAGCAAAGTGGCAAGCTAGACGAGTCTGACCAAGAGGTGCTCAATCAGAAATTCAACATCCTTGCGGTTTTCCAAAGCAAGATATTCATAGGCGGAGTAGCCGTTGTGTTTGTGTTGGTAGTAGCCAAGGCCGTCCTCGACGGATTGATTGGCATCGGTATCCAACAGGGTTACGCCCCCACACAGCCTATCGCCTTCTCTCATAAACTTCACGCCGGCGAGCTCGAAATAGACTGTGAGTATTGCCACACAGGCGTGCGCAAGGGCAAATCGGCTACCATTCCTGCAGCCAATACCTGTATGAACTGCCACAACGCCATCAAGCGCGAATCTCCTGAGATCAAGAAAATCTACGCAGCCATCGAAAACGACAAACCCATTGAGTGGGTGCGTATTCATAACCTCCCTGATTTTGCTTATTTCAACCACGCCCAGCACGTAGAAGTAGGCGGATTGGAATGCCAAAACTGCCACGGTGAAATTGAGCAAATGGAAGTAGTACAGCAGCGCTCAACCCTAACAATGGGCTGGTGTATTGACTGCCACCGTGAAACAGTAGTAAAAGCAGAAGGCAATGCCTACTACGACCGACTACTGGAAACCCACAAAGCCAACTCCAAAAAACCTATGCGTGTAGAAGATATAGGTGGTCTGGAATGTGCTAAGTGTCACTACTAA
- a CDS encoding TAT-variant-translocated molybdopterin oxidoreductase → MEHKKYWKGIEELTNDTEFVKNAANEFPEFLPIKEQSNNPENNSRRDFLKLLGFSVAAASLAACDAPVKYAIPYLNKPEDVDPSVPNFYASTFFDGSSYASILVKTREGRPIKIEGNKLSSVTMGGTSARTQASVLGLYDDARYKTFLEGGSAVEAKDADAKIVAALAKANAIRIVSPTIISPATKAVIADFIEKYPAATHVMYDTQSAAGIRKANETSFGKAVVPSYQFQKAEVIVSFGADFLGTWISPAEFARQYAQTRRVNNDKKKMSRHYQFETRLSLSGANADYRGVMKPSQSGLAVLALYEKLTGKGTKFANERTDALLTKAAKDLNAAKGKALVVSSSNDPAVQTVVNAINDYLGNYGNTIDLNTPLLVRQGDDAAMSTFVNDAKAGKIDAVIFYGANPVYDYPEGEALKAAIAKMPLSVSLATQLDETSEACKFVCPDHHYLESWNDAEPKQGFYSLAQPTIQPLFKTRQAQESLLTWAGNKTDFYAYLTKFWQKNIFSKQDKIGSAQEFWNISLHDGIFETTAKAAAKAEDKAEGDEPKAGAKIAFAGDMAAVAAAIRQNYKADGQGIEIELYEKTSIGNGAMANNPWLQEMPDSISKATWDNYVAMPQSMANEMGIKQGDVVKVTPKGKVGLELPVLVQPGQAQGTVSVALGYGRSKAGKVAEGVGQNVAPWISIQQGMFSWTAAEVSIEKVGKKSPIAQTQTHNTIMARHIVREANLSDYQGDFEKYLKKYEIKIATSEGDKKPTEISLWKGHKYPNHSWGMTIDLNSCFGCGACTIACQVENNIPVVGKKEVLTSREMHWLRIDRYYSSDAEVEDLKGLEQASENPQVIFQPMMCQHCNNAPCETVCPVLATTHSSEGLNQMAYNRCIGTRYCANNCPYKVRRFNWFHYAADDRFTAANYPQTSDLGKMVLNPDVTVRSRGVMEKCTMCVQRIQAGKLEAKKQKRALVDGDVSTACAEACPTQAITFGDMNDKESAISKLLAIKAEVKEADHGHAAETTYKITEPRAFHVLEEINVRPQVTYLTKIRNLDKEDLNKGQKA, encoded by the coding sequence ATGGAACATAAAAAATATTGGAAAGGAATCGAAGAATTGACCAATGACACGGAGTTTGTAAAAAACGCCGCCAATGAATTTCCCGAATTCCTCCCTATAAAAGAGCAAAGCAACAATCCGGAAAACAACTCTCGCCGTGATTTCTTGAAGCTCTTGGGCTTTAGTGTGGCTGCTGCTTCGCTGGCTGCTTGTGATGCGCCGGTGAAATATGCCATTCCTTATTTGAACAAGCCCGAAGATGTTGACCCTAGCGTACCTAACTTTTATGCCTCTACTTTCTTTGACGGAAGCAGCTACGCCAGCATATTGGTAAAGACACGCGAAGGCCGCCCCATCAAAATAGAGGGCAACAAACTATCAAGCGTTACTATGGGCGGTACTAGCGCCCGCACCCAAGCTTCTGTATTAGGGCTATATGATGATGCCCGCTACAAGACTTTCTTGGAGGGTGGCAGCGCTGTAGAAGCCAAGGACGCTGATGCGAAAATAGTGGCAGCACTAGCCAAGGCCAATGCTATCCGCATTGTGTCTCCAACGATTATCAGCCCTGCTACCAAAGCAGTCATTGCTGACTTTATCGAAAAATACCCTGCGGCTACCCACGTGATGTACGACACACAATCTGCTGCCGGCATCCGCAAAGCCAACGAAACCTCTTTTGGCAAAGCCGTAGTACCTAGCTATCAATTCCAAAAGGCAGAGGTGATTGTAAGCTTTGGCGCAGACTTTTTGGGCACTTGGATTTCTCCAGCAGAATTTGCCCGCCAGTATGCCCAAACACGCCGCGTCAATAATGACAAGAAAAAGATGTCACGCCACTATCAGTTTGAAACCCGTCTCTCGCTTTCGGGTGCCAATGCGGATTACCGCGGTGTGATGAAGCCTTCGCAAAGCGGCCTAGCCGTATTGGCTTTGTATGAGAAGCTGACTGGCAAAGGCACTAAGTTTGCCAATGAGCGCACAGACGCGCTGCTGACCAAGGCGGCCAAAGACCTCAACGCTGCCAAAGGCAAAGCCTTGGTAGTAAGTAGCAGCAATGACCCTGCTGTCCAAACTGTAGTCAACGCTATCAATGATTACTTGGGTAACTATGGCAACACCATCGACCTAAACACGCCGCTATTGGTGCGCCAAGGAGATGATGCCGCGATGAGCACCTTCGTCAATGATGCCAAAGCCGGTAAAATAGACGCAGTTATTTTCTACGGAGCTAACCCCGTCTATGACTACCCCGAAGGCGAAGCCCTGAAAGCCGCCATCGCCAAAATGCCTTTGAGTGTCTCTTTGGCTACCCAACTTGACGAAACCAGCGAGGCTTGCAAATTTGTATGCCCCGACCACCACTACCTAGAGTCTTGGAATGATGCAGAGCCTAAGCAAGGCTTCTACAGCTTGGCGCAGCCTACCATCCAGCCGCTCTTCAAAACCCGCCAAGCGCAAGAAAGCTTGCTCACTTGGGCTGGTAATAAGACAGATTTCTACGCATATTTGACTAAATTCTGGCAGAAGAATATCTTCTCCAAACAAGATAAAATCGGCTCTGCGCAAGAGTTCTGGAATATCTCGCTACACGATGGTATCTTTGAAACTACTGCCAAAGCAGCTGCCAAGGCCGAGGACAAAGCCGAAGGCGATGAGCCTAAAGCTGGTGCCAAAATAGCGTTTGCCGGAGATATGGCCGCTGTTGCTGCCGCTATCCGTCAGAACTACAAAGCCGACGGCCAAGGTATCGAAATCGAGCTTTATGAAAAAACATCCATCGGCAACGGGGCTATGGCCAACAACCCTTGGCTACAAGAAATGCCTGACTCGATCTCCAAAGCAACTTGGGACAACTACGTGGCTATGCCTCAGTCTATGGCCAACGAAATGGGTATCAAGCAAGGCGATGTCGTAAAGGTTACCCCTAAAGGAAAAGTAGGCTTGGAACTTCCAGTACTCGTACAGCCCGGCCAAGCCCAAGGTACGGTATCAGTGGCGTTAGGCTATGGCCGCAGCAAAGCCGGTAAAGTAGCCGAAGGCGTAGGACAAAACGTCGCTCCTTGGATCAGCATCCAACAAGGAATGTTCTCTTGGACTGCTGCCGAAGTGAGCATCGAGAAAGTAGGTAAGAAATCTCCCATCGCCCAAACCCAAACCCACAACACCATTATGGCGCGCCATATCGTTCGTGAGGCCAACTTGAGCGACTACCAAGGAGACTTTGAGAAATACCTCAAAAAATACGAAATCAAAATCGCTACCTCTGAAGGAGATAAAAAACCAACAGAAATCTCTCTCTGGAAAGGACACAAATACCCCAACCACTCTTGGGGGATGACTATCGACCTCAACAGCTGCTTTGGTTGCGGTGCTTGTACGATAGCCTGTCAGGTAGAGAATAACATCCCGGTAGTAGGCAAGAAAGAAGTACTGACCAGCCGCGAAATGCACTGGCTTCGTATTGACCGCTACTATAGCAGCGATGCTGAAGTGGAAGACCTCAAGGGCTTGGAACAAGCCTCTGAGAACCCACAGGTGATTTTCCAGCCGATGATGTGTCAACACTGCAACAACGCTCCTTGTGAGACTGTGTGTCCAGTATTGGCTACCACACACAGCTCTGAGGGCTTGAACCAAATGGCCTACAACCGTTGTATCGGTACGCGCTACTGCGCCAACAACTGCCCATACAAAGTACGCCGCTTCAACTGGTTCCACTATGCCGCCGACGACCGTTTCACTGCCGCCAACTACCCACAAACATCTGACCTCGGTAAGATGGTACTTAACCCTGATGTTACAGTACGCTCTCGTGGGGTAATGGAGAAGTGTACGATGTGTGTGCAGCGTATCCAAGCGGGCAAACTTGAAGCCAAAAAGCAGAAACGCGCTCTTGTAGATGGAGATGTTTCGACTGCTTGTGCAGAGGCTTGCCCTACTCAGGCCATCACCTTTGGCGATATGAACGACAAGGAGAGCGCTATTAGCAAACTCTTGGCTATCAAGGCTGAAGTGAAAGAAGCAGATCACGGCCACGCCGCTGAAACTACTTACAAAATCACAGAGCCACGCGCCTTCCACGTACTCGAAGAAATCAACGTGCGTCCGCAGGTTACTTACCTAACCAAGATTCGCAACTTGGATAAAGAAGACCTCAATAAAGGACAAAAAGCATAA